From the Prunus dulcis chromosome 4, ALMONDv2, whole genome shotgun sequence genome, one window contains:
- the LOC117626009 gene encoding DNA oxidative demethylase ALKBH2, whose protein sequence is MSLRKLKVSVTVGGEATNPSPNNESENKAKRQTVVLGNGSEVVFIPRFVSFDQAWTWFDYLHTHIPWTRPTIRVFGRSCLQPRDTCYVASPGLPQLVYSGYQPHAYSWDDHPPLKQILEAVHKALPGSSFNSLILNRYKGGHDHVGWHSDDEKLYGSTPEIASLSLGCEREFFLKKKPSKTCQESRDDQEPKSKRLKRNHADQYSFTLKHGSLLVMRGYTQRDWMHSVPKRTKVEATRINLTFRWVLQDPGAMS, encoded by the exons ATGAGTTTGAGGAAGTTGAAGGTGTCGGTGACGGTGGGTGGTGAAGCGACGAACCCAAGCCCTAATAATGAGAGTGAGAATAAGGCGAAAAGACAGACGGTCGTTCTGGGCAATGGAAGTGAAGTTGTGTTCATCCCAAGGTTCGTTAGCTTCGATCAGGCTTGGACATGGTTCGATTACCTCCACACCCATATCCCCTGGACCAGACCCACCATTCGCGTCTTCGGTCGTTCCTGCCTccag CCTAGAGATACATGTTATGTAGCAAGCCCAGGGCTTCCTCAATTGGTTTACAGCGGCTACCAGCCTCATGCCTATTCATGGGATGATCATCCACCACTTAAGCAAATCTTGGAAGCG GTCCATAAAGCTCTTCCTGGCAGCAGTTTTAATAGCTTGATCTTAAATAGGTATAAAGGTGGTCATGACCATGTTGGTTGGCATTCTGATGATGAGAAGCTTTATGGATCAACTCCTGAAATCGCGTCCTTATCCCTTGGATGCGAACGTGAGTTTTTCTTGAAGAAGAAACCCAGTAAAACATGCCAAG AAAGCAGAGATGATCAAGAACCTAAAAGTAAGCGATTAAAGAGGAACCATGCTGATCAGTACTCTTTCACACTTAAGCATGGATCACTATTGGTGATGAGAGGTTACACTCAAAGGGATTGGATGCATTCGGTGCCTAAGCGGACAAAAGTAGAGGCAACTCGTATCAACCTCACATTCAG ATGGGTTCTTCAAGACCCTGGTGCGATGAGTTAA
- the LOC117626204 gene encoding protein C2-DOMAIN ABA-RELATED 11 → MGDSLGLLKVTVVQGKRLVIRDFKSSDPYVVVKLGNQVAKTKVINSCLNPVWNEELSFFLNEPIGVLNLEVFDKDFLKTDDKMGHAHVSLQPIVSAARLRQILRVSSGETTLRKVVPDSDNCLVRESCITCVDGEVVQSVWLRLCDVESGEIELKIKLTDAPDPDATSG, encoded by the exons ATGGGAGATTCATTGGGTTTGCTAAAAGTTACAGTCGTGCAAGGGAAAAGACTGGTAATCCGGGATTTTAAGAGCAGCGATCCTTATGTTGTTGTCAAATTGGGAAATCAG GTGGCGAAAACCAAGGTTATCAACAGTTGCCTTAATCCCGTTTGGAATGAAGAGCTAAGCTTCTTCCTTAACGAACCTATTGGAGTTCTAAATTTG GAAGTGTTTGATAAAGATTTTCTGAAGACAGATGATAAGATGGGACATGCTCACGTCAGCCTGCAGCCAATAGTCTCTGCTGCTAGATTGAGACAGATTTTACGAGTTTCTTCTGGCGAGACAACATTAAGGAAGGTTGTCCCAGATAGTGACAACTGCCTAGTTAGGGAAAGCTGTATTACTTGTGTAGATGGTGAGGTGGTGCAGAGTGTTTGGTTGAGGCTTTGCGACGTCGAGTCAGGGGAAATAGAATTGAAAATCAAGTTAACTGATGCACCAGATCCGGATGCAACCTCAGGGTAG